In the genome of Croceimicrobium hydrocarbonivorans, one region contains:
- a CDS encoding zinc ribbon domain-containing protein: MAKEVTVEEKLRALYDLQLIDSRIDKIRSIRGELPLEVEDLEDEIGGLETRVEKLNVDIDELDQEVKAKKNLIKDSEEKIKKYESQQKNVRNNREFDALSKEIEFQELEIQLAEKRIKEFKAKIDNKKEAIAGADEKLAERKSHLEFKKSELDSILKETQEEEDLLLKESTKQQKVIEERLLKAYTRLRNSARNGLAVVPVERGASGGSFFTIPPQRQLEIAARKKIITDEHSGRILVDPELAREEEEKMEKLFTSKK, encoded by the coding sequence ATGGCTAAAGAAGTTACTGTTGAAGAAAAGTTACGCGCTCTCTACGATCTTCAGCTCATTGATTCCCGAATTGATAAAATCCGCAGCATCCGCGGGGAACTACCTTTAGAGGTAGAAGACCTTGAGGATGAGATTGGTGGATTGGAAACCCGTGTCGAAAAGTTAAACGTCGATATCGACGAGTTGGACCAGGAGGTGAAAGCCAAGAAAAACCTGATCAAAGACTCTGAGGAGAAGATCAAGAAATACGAGTCGCAGCAGAAAAACGTTCGCAACAATCGCGAGTTTGATGCACTTTCTAAAGAAATCGAATTCCAGGAATTGGAAATTCAATTGGCTGAAAAACGCATTAAAGAGTTTAAAGCCAAAATCGATAATAAGAAAGAAGCTATTGCCGGTGCTGATGAGAAATTAGCCGAGCGAAAATCTCACTTGGAGTTCAAGAAAAGTGAGTTGGATAGCATTCTTAAGGAAACTCAAGAGGAAGAAGATCTTCTTTTAAAAGAGTCTACCAAGCAACAAAAAGTAATCGAGGAGCGCTTATTGAAAGCCTATACTCGTTTGCGTAACAGTGCTCGCAATGGCTTGGCCGTTGTGCCGGTTGAGCGTGGTGCTTCCGGTGGTTCATTCTTTACCATTCCTCCCCAACGTCAGTTAGAAATTGCCGCCCGGAAGAAAATCATCACCGATGAGCACTCTGGTCGTATTCTGGTTGACCCCGAATTAGCTCGGGAAGAGGAAGAGAAAATGGAGAAGCTTTTTACTTCTAAAAAGTAA